A single window of Arvicola amphibius chromosome 15, mArvAmp1.2, whole genome shotgun sequence DNA harbors:
- the Podnl1 gene encoding podocan-like protein 1 codes for MGHGALQLGSHVAQSSLKLIIPLPPPLVLGSQVLSQKAPHVSGHKTHSRSQLSARPNDVGLDGNYSSRPQELLLPLLMLRWALAHMEDPAFPHLGDSSQPLPRACPWRCSCPRDDTVDCAGLGLRVFPDNVTKAARHLSLQNNQLQELPYNELSRLSGLRTLDLHSNLISSEGLPDEAFESLSQLEHFYVAHNKLSVAPQFLPPSLRVADLAANEVVEIFPLTFGEKPELRSVYLHDNRLNNTGLPPNTFLGSEAITTLSLSSNQLSYLPPSLPSSLERLHLQNNLISKVPRGALSLQTRLRELYLQHNQLTDSGLDASTFSKLSSLEYLDLSHNQLTTVPEGLPGNLTILHLGRNCIRQVEGVRLHRARGLRYLLLQHNELGASALPAGTLRPLRALHTLHLYGNRLERVPPALPRHLKALVMPHNRVAVLGARDLVSARALAELNLAYNRLASARVHPGAFRRLRALRSLDLAGNQLSRLPEGLPPSLRSLKLQRNQLRALEPELLAGLNKLKELSLAHNRLRVGDIEPGTWHEVQALQVLDLSYNELSFVPPDLPEALEELHLQANRISHVGPEAFLSTPHLRALFLRANRLHMTSIAAEAFLGLAHLRVVDTTENPEQVLVQLPPKKRGALSPKG; via the exons aTGGGTCATGGTGCTTTACAG ttggggtctcatgtagctcagagtAGTCTGAAACTCATtattcccctgcctcctcctcttgtGCTGGGCTCACAGGTGTTATCACAGAAGGCTCCCCATGTTTCTGGTCACAAGACACATTCCAGAAGCCAGCTGTCAGCACGTCCCAATGACGTGGGTTTAGATGGAAATTACAGCAGT AGGCCTCAAGAGCTGCTGCTGCCGCTCCTGATGCTGAGGTGGGCCCTGGCACACATGGAAGACCCTGCCTTCCCACActtgggtgacagctcacagccCCTGCCGAGGGCCTGTCCTTGGCGCTGCTCATGTCCTCGAGATGACACCGTGGACTGTGCTGGTCTCGGTCTGCGTGTATTCCCGGACAATGTCACCAAGGCTGCCAGGCACCTGTCCCTGCAG AACAACCAGCTGCAGGAGCTCCCCTACAACGAGTTGTCTCGCCTCAGTGGCTTGCGCACACTGGACCTGCACAGCAACCTCATCTCCTCAGAGG GTCTGCCTGATGAGGCCTTTGAGTCCCTCAGCCAGCTAGAGCACTTCTACGTGGCCCACAACAAG CTCTCTGTTGCACCCCAGTTCCTGCCACCCTCCCTGCGTGTCGCCGATCTGGCTGCCAATGAAGTGGTGGAAATCTTTCCTCTCACCTTTGGGGAGAAGCCCGAACTCCG GTCTGTATACCTCCACGACAACCGACTGAACAACACTGGTTTGCCACCTAACACCTTCCTCGGTTCGGAGGCCATTACCACCCTAAGTCTCTCCAGCAACCAGCTCAGCTACCTACCACCCAGTCTGCCATCCTCCCTGGAGCGGCTCCACCTGCAG aacAATCTTATCTCCAAGGTGCCCAGAGGAGCCCTGAGCCTCCAGACGCGACTTCGGGAGCTGTACCTCCAGCACAATCAGTTGACAGACAGTGGCCTGGATGCATCCACCTTCAG CAAACTAAGCAGCCTTGAGTATCTGGACCTGTCCCACAACCAGCTGACCACAGTGCCTGAGGGTCTACCCGGAAACCTGACCATACTGCACCTGGGTCGCAACTGCATCCGGCAGGTGGAAGGGGTGCGGCTACACCGAGCAAGGGGCCTGCGCTACCTGTTGCTGCAGCACAATGAGCTGGGGGCCTCAGCGCTGCCCGCCGGGACGCTGAGGCCTCTGCGGGCCCTGCACACGCTGCACCTCTACGGCAACAGGCTGGAGCGCGTGCCCCCAGCACTGCCCCGCCACCTGAAGGCCCTGGTGATGCCCCATAACCGCGTGGCCGTGCTAGGTGCGCGGGATCTGGTTTCCGCGCGAGCCCTGGCGGAGCTCAACCTGGCCTACAACCGCCTGGCCAGCGCGCGCGTGCATCCGGGCGCCTTCCGCCGCCTGCGCGCCCTGCGCAGCTTGGACCTGGCCGGTAACCAGCTGAGTCGGCTGCCGGAGGGCCTGCCCCCAAGTCTGCGCTCTCTGAAACTGCAACGCAACCAACTCCGGGCCCTGGAGCCAGAACTGCTGGCCGGCCTGAATAAGCTGAAGGAACTGAGTCTGGCACACAACCGGCTCCGCGTGGGCGACATCGAGCCGGGCACCTGGCACGAGGTGCAGGCACTGCAG GTGCTGGACCTGAGCTACAATGAGCTATCGTTTGTGCCCCCGGACCTGCCTGAGGCCTTGGAGGAGCTGCACCTGCAAGCTAACCGCATCAGCCACGTGGGCCCAGAGGCCTTCCTCAGCACACCCCACCTGCGTGCCCTCTTCCTGAG GGCCAACAGGCTTCATATGACAAGCATCGCGGCCGAAGCCTTCCTGGGGCTTGCACACCTACGTGTGGTAGACACCACAGAAAACCCAGAACAGGTCCTGGTCCAGCTGCCACCCAAGAAAAGGGGGGCCCTGAGCCCCAAGGGCTAG